Proteins from a genomic interval of Yarrowia lipolytica chromosome 1E, complete sequence:
- a CDS encoding uncharacterized protein (Compare to YALI0E16797g, similar to uniprot|P40345 Saccharomyces cerevisiae YNR008w LRO1 a lecithin cholesterol acyltransferase-like gene mediates diacylglycerol esterification singleton, similar to Saccharomyces cerevisiae LRO1 (YNR008W); ancestral locus Anc_6.298): MTQPVNRKATVERVEPAVEVADSESEAKTDVHVHHHHHHHKRKSVKGKILNFFTRSRRITFVLGAVVGVIAAGYYAAPPELSIDIDALLGDLPSFDFDALSLDNLSMDSVSDFVQDMKSRFPTKILQEAAKIEKHQKSEQKAAPFAVGKAMKSEGLNAKYPVVLVPGVISTGLESWSLEGTEECPTESHFRKRMWGSWYMIRVMLLDKYCWLQNLMLDTETGLDPPHFKLRAAQGFASADFFMAGYWLWNKLLENLAVIGYDTDTMSAAAYDWRLSYPDLEHRDGYFSKLKASIEETKRMTGEKTVLTGHSMGSQVIFYFMKWAEAEGYGGGGPNWVNDHIESFVDISGSMLGTPKTLVALLSGEMKDTVQLNAMAVYGLEQFFSRRERADLLRTWGGIASMIPKGGKAIWGDHSGAPDDEPGQNVTFGNFIKFKESLTEYSAKNLTMDETVDFLYSQSPEWFVNRTEGAYSFGIAKTRKQVEQNEKRPSTWSNPLEAALPNAPDLKIYCFYGVGKDTERAYYYQDEPNPEQTNLNVSIAGNDPDGVLMGQGDGTVSLVTHTMCHRWKDENSKFNPGNAQVKVVEMLHQPDRLDIRGGAQTAEHVDILGRSELNEMVLKVASGKGNEIEERVISNIDEWVWKIDLGSN, translated from the coding sequence ATGACACAACCTGTGAATCGGAAGGCGACTGTCGAGCGGGTCGAGCCAGCAGTGGAGGTGGCTGACTCCGAGTCCGAGGCCAAGACCGACGTCCACGttcaccaccatcatcaccaccacaagcGAAAATCCGTCAAGGGCAAGATTCTCAACTTCTTCACCCGAAGTCGACGTATCACCTTCGTCCTCGGCGCCGTGGTCGGTGTGATAGCCGCGGGATACTACGCTGCGCCACCGGAGCTCAGCATTGATATCGATGCTCTTCTCGGCGACTTGCCCTCGTTCGACTTTGACGCTCTATCTCTCGACAACTTGTCCATGGACAGTGTGTCGGACTTTGTACAAGACATGAAATCGCGGTTTCCGACCAAGATTCTGCAGGAGGCGGCCAAGATCGAGAAGCACCAGAAAAGCGAACAGAAGGCTGCCCCTTTTGCTGTGGGCAAGGCTATGAAGAGCGAGGGACTCAACGCCAAGTACCcggtggtgctggtgccCGGCGTCATCTCCACGGGACTGGAGAGCTGGTCCCTGGAGGGAACCGAGGAGTGTCCCACCGAGTCGCACTTCAGAAAGCGAATGTGGGGCTCCTGGTACATGATCCGAGtcatgctgctggacaaGTACTGCTGGCTGCAGAACCTGATGCTGGACACAGAGACCGGTCTAGACCCTCCCCATTTCAAGCTGCGAGCCGCCCAGGGATTTGCCTCCGCCGACTTCTTTATGGCAGGCTACTGGCTGTGGAAcaagctgctcgagaaCCTGGCTGTTATTGGATACGATACGGATACAATGTCTGCTGCGGCGTACGACTGGAGACTGTCCTACCCTGATTTGGAGCACCGAGACGGATacttctccaagctcaaaGCTTCAATCGAAGAGACTAAGCGTATGACAGGTGAGAAGACAGTTCTGACGGGCCATTCCATGGGCTCCCAGGTCATCTTCTACTTCATGAAGTGGGCTGAGGCCGAGGGatatggaggaggaggtcccAACTGGGTCAATGACCATATTGAATCCTTTGTCGACATTTCCGGCTCCATGCTGGGTACTCCCAAGACCCTGGTTGCTCTTCTGTCTGGAGAAATGAAGGATACCGTGCAGCTGAACGCGATGGCTGTGTATGGACTGGAGCAGTTCTTCTCTCGACGAGAGCGAGCCGATCTGCTGCGAACATGGGGAGGAATTGCTTCCATGATTCCCAAGGGTGGTAAGGCTATCTGGGGTGATCATTCTGGAGCCCCTGATGACGAGCCCGGCCAGAATGTCACCTTTGGCAACTTCatcaagttcaaggagtCCTTGACCGAGTACTCTGCTAAGAACCTCACCATGGATGAAACCGTTGACTTCCTGTATTCTCAGTCTCCCGAGTGGTTTGTGAACCGAACCGAGGGTGCTTACTCCTTTGGAATTGCCAAGACTCGAAAGCAGGTTGAGCAGAATGAGAAGCGACCTTCTACCTGGAGCAACCCTCTGGAAGCTGCTCTCCCCAATGCCCCCGATCTCAAGATCTACTGCTTCTATGGAGTCGGTAAGGATACCGAGCGAGCCTACTACTACCAGGATGAGCCCAATCCCGAGCAGACCAACTTGAACGTCAGTATCGCTGGAAACGACCCTGATGGTGTGCTTATGGGTCAGGGCGATGGAACCGTCTCCCTTGTGACCCATACCATGTGTCACCGATGGAAGGACGAGAATTCCAAGTTCAACCCTGGTAACGCCCAGGTCAAGgttgtggagatgttgCACCAGCCTGATCGACTTGATATTCGAGGCGGTGCTCAGACTGCCGAGCATGTGGACATTCTGGGGCGTTCTGAGTTGAACGAGATGGTTCTGAAGGTGGCTAGTGGAAAGGGAAATGAGATTGAAGAGAGAgtcatctccaacattgATGAGTGGGTGTGGAAGATTGATCTCGGCAGCAATTAG